From one Acidobacteriota bacterium genomic stretch:
- a CDS encoding ABC transporter permease gives MEFKEAVKIALQSLWANKLRSVLTLLGVVIGVTSVIAVVTLVNGANTYVTTKLSSYGADVFTVSKMPQIITSPEEYQKFQKRKNVLFDDYKYVAANCKLCTGIGAQQASTGKVVRGTQSTTDTTIRGYTWQMPSLQNLNIEQGRGFTDADEEHASHVAIIGTDIQDHLFAGVDPIGQELRVDGQPYTVIGVSEKQGSTFGASQDNWVAVPLTAYQQSYGTSKTLTIYVKAGAAGEVLETAADEVRVLVRAKRHDAPGAPDSFELDTNNTLVGFFSMIASSFGAVAGGVALIALVVGGIVIMNIMLVSVTERTREIGIRKALGARPKDIMMQFLIESGTMALVGGIFGVMGGIIVAEAVTILAGFPSAVAVWSVFAGLFMATSTGIFFGVYPARKAAMLDPIVALRAD, from the coding sequence ATGGAATTCAAGGAAGCCGTCAAAATCGCCCTGCAGTCCTTGTGGGCCAACAAGCTGCGCTCGGTGCTGACGCTGCTGGGCGTCGTCATCGGCGTGACCAGCGTCATTGCTGTGGTCACGCTGGTCAACGGCGCTAACACCTATGTGACGACCAAGCTCTCCAGTTATGGGGCGGACGTCTTCACCGTCTCGAAGATGCCGCAGATCATCACCAGCCCCGAGGAGTACCAGAAGTTTCAGAAGCGCAAGAACGTCCTCTTCGACGACTACAAGTACGTCGCCGCAAACTGCAAGCTGTGCACGGGTATTGGCGCGCAGCAGGCGTCGACCGGCAAGGTCGTCCGCGGCACACAATCGACGACCGATACCACCATCCGCGGCTATACCTGGCAGATGCCTTCGCTCCAGAACCTGAACATCGAGCAGGGGCGCGGCTTTACCGACGCCGATGAGGAGCACGCCTCGCACGTGGCCATCATCGGCACCGACATCCAGGACCACCTGTTTGCGGGCGTCGACCCTATCGGGCAGGAGCTGCGCGTCGACGGCCAGCCTTATACCGTGATCGGCGTCAGCGAAAAGCAGGGGAGCACCTTCGGCGCCAGCCAGGACAACTGGGTCGCCGTGCCGCTGACGGCGTATCAGCAGAGCTACGGCACATCGAAGACGCTGACGATCTACGTGAAGGCCGGCGCCGCGGGCGAGGTGCTGGAGACTGCGGCCGACGAGGTGCGGGTGCTGGTGCGGGCCAAACGGCACGACGCTCCCGGCGCGCCCGATTCCTTTGAGCTGGACACGAACAACACGCTGGTCGGCTTCTTCAGCATGATCGCAAGCTCCTTCGGCGCCGTCGCCGGTGGCGTGGCGCTGATTGCGCTGGTGGTCGGAGGCATCGTGATCATGAACATCATGCTGGTGAGCGTGACCGAGCGCACGCGCGAGATCGGTATCCGCAAGGCGCTGGGCGCGCGGCCGAAGGACATCATGATGCAGTTCCTGATCGAGTCGGGCACGATGGCGCTGGTAGGAGGCATCTTCGGCGTGATGGGAGGAATCATCGTCGCCGAGGCGGTCACCATCCTCGCCGGGTTCCCCTCGGCCGTCGCCGTGTGGAGCGTCTTTGCCGGGTTGTTCATGGCCACCAGTACGGGGATCTTCTTCGGCGTCTATCCTGCGCGAAAGGCTGCCATGCTGGACCCGATTGTGGCGTTGAGGGCGGATTGA
- a CDS encoding PadR family transcriptional regulator: MIREENNDSGALLQGTLEMLVLKSLLRGPLHGYAVAEWIHQTSQQLLKVEEGALYPALHRLELRGLLKAEWGASENNRRAKFYQLTAEGHKKLTAESQRWARLSAAVAFVMQAS; this comes from the coding sequence ATGATTAGGGAAGAAAACAACGACTCCGGCGCACTCTTGCAAGGCACGTTGGAGATGCTCGTTCTCAAGTCCCTGCTGCGCGGCCCACTGCACGGCTACGCGGTAGCGGAGTGGATCCACCAGACATCGCAACAGTTGCTGAAGGTGGAGGAGGGTGCGCTCTATCCGGCGTTGCACCGGCTCGAACTTCGTGGCCTGCTCAAAGCCGAGTGGGGTGCTTCGGAGAACAACCGCCGCGCCAAGTTCTACCAGCTAACCGCTGAAGGACACAAAAAGCTCACCGCCGAATCGCAGCGCTGGGCGCGGCTCTCAGCGGCAGTAGCGTTTGTCATGCAGGCTTCGTAA
- a CDS encoding metallophosphoesterase, whose protein sequence is MKNNDNPTPTHEPSTTTETAANDGIDRRNFLSCMAWAGTGLLWTMAGGVPTSKLFAATGQAAHTASSSFSFVQISDSHIGFNKAANQDVTGTLKTAIDKINALPTAPDLLLHTGDITQSSKASEFDTAQQIVRGARAGQTFYVPGEHDTAIDDGALYRERFGKGTVGNGWYSFDHKGVHFIGLNNVLQIDAMGKLGPDQLSWLKKDLAALSASTPIVIFAHIPLWMVYPEWGWGTQDGAEALSYLKRFGSVTVLNGHIHQVVQKVEGNVAFHTATSTAFPQPAPGKAPNAGPIVVPAGKLRSVLGITEVNYIARHSHLAIIDASLDKS, encoded by the coding sequence ATGAAGAATAACGATAACCCCACGCCCACGCACGAGCCATCAACAACAACAGAGACAGCCGCGAACGACGGGATCGACCGCAGAAACTTTCTGAGCTGCATGGCCTGGGCAGGCACCGGCCTGCTGTGGACGATGGCAGGCGGAGTCCCCACGTCCAAACTGTTTGCCGCGACCGGCCAGGCCGCGCACACCGCCAGCTCCAGCTTCAGCTTTGTGCAGATCAGCGACAGCCACATCGGCTTCAACAAGGCCGCCAACCAGGATGTTACGGGCACGCTGAAGACGGCGATCGACAAGATCAACGCCCTCCCCACAGCGCCTGACCTTCTGCTGCATACGGGCGACATCACGCAGTCTTCCAAGGCGAGCGAGTTCGACACCGCGCAGCAGATCGTCAGGGGCGCGCGCGCCGGGCAGACCTTCTACGTTCCCGGCGAGCACGACACCGCCATCGACGACGGCGCGCTGTACCGCGAGCGCTTCGGCAAAGGCACGGTGGGCAACGGCTGGTACAGCTTCGACCACAAGGGCGTGCACTTCATCGGGCTGAACAACGTGCTTCAGATCGATGCCATGGGCAAGCTGGGGCCGGATCAGTTGAGCTGGCTCAAGAAAGATCTCGCAGCGCTCTCCGCCTCGACGCCGATCGTCATCTTCGCGCACATTCCGCTGTGGATGGTCTACCCGGAGTGGGGCTGGGGTACGCAGGACGGCGCGGAGGCGCTCTCGTACCTCAAGCGCTTTGGCTCGGTCACGGTGCTCAACGGCCACATTCACCAGGTGGTGCAGAAGGTCGAGGGCAACGTGGCGTTTCACACCGCAACCTCGACGGCGTTTCCGCAACCTGCCCCGGGCAAGGCTCCGAACGCCGGGCCGATAGTGGTGCCCGCTGGCAAGCTGCGCAGCGTCCTCGGCATCACCGAGGTGAACTACATCGCGCGCCACAGCCATCTCGCCATCATCGACGCATCGCTGGATAAGTCATAG
- a CDS encoding ABC transporter permease yields the protein MRIADTKETVTMALDTLRANKLRSGLTILGIVIGVMTVIIISSVINGLNSNVSNLVESLGTNVIWVFRFPVIGVRPTTEMLTRKQLTYDDAMAMRDLPHVVAVTPGLQYRDQRGVQGTVAVKYGSKNIEGTVLEGDTASVKDVYDLDIKEGRFFEDGDVERAANVVVLGNDTADMLFDVQDPIGKDVTISGMVFTVIGVMGKRPQAFGGGKNPEDNKAYFPVTTFHKIHPEVLDYWISLKFDDQKNKALVQDELEELLRRRRKVKNDAPDNFAIFGTDSLTRLWDQITFGLFALMLSLSAVGLMVGGVGVMNIMLVSVTERTREIGVRKAIGATRPMIMTQFTLEAMTLCAVGGIIGVLGGSLIGYSIHFFFPAALSAAWIFTAFACSCGIGLIFGIYPAWKAANLNPIEALRYE from the coding sequence ATGCGAATCGCCGATACAAAAGAGACGGTAACGATGGCGCTCGACACACTGCGCGCCAACAAGCTGCGCAGCGGCCTGACGATTCTTGGCATCGTCATCGGCGTGATGACCGTCATCATCATCTCGTCGGTCATCAATGGCCTGAACTCGAACGTCTCGAACCTGGTGGAGTCGCTGGGGACCAACGTCATCTGGGTCTTCCGCTTTCCCGTGATCGGCGTGCGCCCGACGACCGAGATGCTGACGCGCAAGCAGTTGACCTACGACGACGCCATGGCGATGCGAGACCTGCCGCACGTCGTCGCCGTAACGCCGGGTTTGCAGTACCGCGACCAGCGCGGCGTGCAGGGCACTGTGGCGGTGAAGTACGGCTCCAAAAATATCGAGGGCACGGTGCTCGAAGGCGACACGGCGAGCGTGAAGGACGTCTACGATCTCGATATCAAGGAAGGGCGTTTCTTTGAAGACGGCGACGTGGAGCGCGCCGCCAACGTCGTCGTGCTCGGCAACGATACCGCGGACATGCTCTTCGACGTGCAGGACCCCATCGGCAAGGACGTCACCATCAGCGGCATGGTGTTTACGGTCATCGGCGTGATGGGCAAGCGTCCGCAGGCCTTTGGAGGAGGTAAGAACCCCGAGGACAACAAGGCGTACTTCCCGGTGACGACCTTCCACAAGATCCACCCCGAGGTGCTGGACTACTGGATCAGCCTGAAGTTCGACGACCAGAAGAACAAGGCGCTGGTGCAGGACGAACTGGAGGAGCTGTTGCGGCGCAGGCGCAAGGTGAAGAACGACGCGCCGGACAACTTCGCCATCTTCGGCACCGACTCGCTGACGCGGCTGTGGGACCAGATCACCTTTGGCTTATTCGCGCTGATGCTGTCGCTCTCGGCCGTGGGGCTGATGGTGGGCGGCGTGGGCGTGATGAACATCATGCTGGTCTCGGTGACGGAACGCACGCGCGAGATCGGTGTGCGCAAGGCCATCGGCGCAACCAGGCCCATGATTATGACGCAGTTCACGCTGGAGGCGATGACGCTGTGCGCCGTCGGCGGCATCATCGGCGTGCTCGGCGGAAGCCTGATCGGCTACTCGATCCACTTCTTCTTTCCGGCGGCGCTGTCGGCGGCATGGATCTTCACGGCCTTCGCCTGTTCGTGCGGCATCGGGCTGATCTTCGGGATCTACCCGGCGTGGAAGGCCGCCAATCTGAACCCGATCGAGGCCTTGCGGTATGAATGA
- a CDS encoding heme-binding domain-containing protein: protein MQRWNIVFYSTITLALSLVLARVHPFGDAGLYAQTKTPQSSIMQHSSVPPEVRATLIAKCADCHSTQTRAPFYGHLAPFSWLMERDIMKARDEMNLTLWDTYSADNRQTLTAKIVQQARSRKMPVLQYTLIHRDANLTDAEIQRLVAWSHEMSPATPADSGASLSPGDAARGKQVFEKRCTGCHAIETSREGPALGGVYGRKSGSYAGFVYSDALKKAGIVWNDTTLDQWLTDPDAFVSGNNMDFHVAKPQERKDVIAFLKTVK, encoded by the coding sequence ATGCAACGTTGGAACATTGTCTTTTATTCGACGATAACGCTTGCGCTATCGCTCGTGCTGGCCCGCGTTCATCCCTTCGGTGACGCGGGCCTCTATGCCCAGACAAAGACGCCGCAGAGCAGCATCATGCAGCACTCCTCAGTACCGCCGGAGGTGCGTGCGACGCTGATCGCCAAATGCGCGGACTGTCACTCCACGCAGACGCGCGCGCCATTCTACGGCCATCTCGCGCCGTTCTCCTGGCTGATGGAGCGCGACATCATGAAGGCACGCGACGAGATGAACCTCACCCTGTGGGACACCTACTCCGCCGACAACCGGCAGACGCTGACGGCGAAGATCGTGCAGCAGGCGCGCTCGCGCAAGATGCCCGTATTGCAGTACACACTGATTCATCGCGACGCCAACCTTACCGACGCAGAGATTCAGCGTCTCGTTGCGTGGTCGCACGAGATGTCTCCTGCTACGCCTGCTGACTCCGGAGCGTCGCTTTCGCCGGGCGATGCCGCGCGAGGCAAGCAGGTCTTTGAGAAGCGATGCACCGGATGCCATGCGATCGAAACCAGTCGCGAAGGCCCGGCGCTGGGCGGCGTCTATGGCAGAAAATCAGGAAGCTATGCGGGCTTCGTATACTCCGACGCACTGAAGAAGGCTGGCATCGTATGGAACGACACCACACTCGACCAGTGGCTTACCGATCCCGACGCTTTTGTATCCGGTAACAACATGGACTTCCATGTCGCTAAGCCGCAGGAACGCAAGGACGTCATCGCCTTTCTCAAGACCGTGAAATGA